In Phoenix dactylifera cultivar Barhee BC4 chromosome 11, palm_55x_up_171113_PBpolish2nd_filt_p, whole genome shotgun sequence, the following are encoded in one genomic region:
- the LOC103720943 gene encoding N-terminal acetyltransferase A complex auxiliary subunit NAA15-like isoform X1, protein MGSSLPPKEANLFKVIVKSYETKQYKKGLKAADAVLKKFPEHGETLSMKGLTLNCMDRKSEAYELVRRGLKNDLKSHVCWHVYGLLYRSDREYREAIKCYRNALKIDPDNIEILRDLSLLQAQMRDHTGFIETRQQLLTLKPNHRMNWIGFAVSHHLSSNVSKAIDILEAYEGTLEDDYPPDNERYEHGEMLLYKISLLEECGLLKKALEEMHKKEAKIVDKLAYREQMASILVKLGCLEEGEKIYRSLLFMNSDNYRYFIGLQKCLGLYSEKGQYTSDEIERLDAFYKSLKEQYSWSSAVKRIPLDFLEGDNFREAADCYVRPLLTKGVPSLFSDLSPLYDHPGKACILEELFLQLEDSIRMTGSFPGRTRKEPPSTLVWTLLLVSQHFDRRGQHAIALAKIDEAIEHTPTVIDLYSVKGRILKHAGDLAAAASLADEARSMDLADRYLNSECVMRMLQADQVGFAEKTALLFTKDGDQHNNLHDMQCMWYELASGESYFRQGDLGRALKKFLAVEKHYADMTEDQFDFHSYCLRKMTLRAYVSMLKFQDKLHSHEYFHKAAAGVIRCYMKLHDFPIRATTEEGDEMSRLPPSQRKKLRQKQKKAEARAKKEADEKTEEETSSSTSKPGKRQHTRSVDVDPHGEKLLQVEDPLLEATKYLKLLQNNSASSLETHILSFELNMRKQKILLAFQAVKQLLKLDENNPDCHRCLVCHPESFNMPKAKCSGYFHGLSGHAFSQIRFFHKVSSFPAPVTDSAILIWNVLEAELPNISQLHGKSLNVINQSFLEKHKDSLMHRAAAAEMLLVLEPEKKLEAIKLIEDSPNKLAPVNGALGPVREWKLEDCIAVHKLLKTVFINENAASRWKARCAEYFPYSTYFGGCRSSAVAFSVNHNVQNAPENGVLAYQETKSEESHSLNGKLQAFKDLTI, encoded by the exons ATGGGGTCCTCTCTCCCCCCAAAGGAGGCGAATCTATTCAAAGTCATCGTC aaatcttatgaaaccAAACAATACAAGAAGGGGCTGAAGGCTGCAGATGCCGTATTGAAAAAGTTTCCTGAACATGGAG AAACCTTGTCGATGAAGGGATTGACGTTGAACTGCATGGATCGAAAATCCGAAGCATATGAACTTGTTCGCCGTGGCCTCAAG AATGATCTTAAAAGTCACGTGTGTTGGCATGTTTATGGTCTGCTCTATCGATCAGACAGAGAATACAGAGAAGCAATAAAATGCTATAGAAATGCTTTGAAGATTGATCCTGACAATATTGAAATTCTGCGAGACTTATCACTCTTACAG GCTCAAATGCGGGATCATACAGGGTTTATTGAAACCAGACAACAACTTCTGACATTGAAACCAAATCATCGAATGAACTGGATTGGATTTGCTGTTTCTCATCACTtgagttccaa TGTTTCAAAGGCGATAGATATCTTAGAGGCTTATGAAGGGACACTAGAAGATGATTATCCTCCAGACAACGAGCGCTATGAACATGGCGAAATGCTCTTGTATAAG ATATCTTTGTTAGAGGAATGTGGGTTGCTCAAAAAAGCGCTTGAGGAAATGCacaagaaagaggccaaaatT GTTGACAAATTAGCATACAGGGAACAAATGGCATCTATACTAGTGAAACTTGGTTGCCTAGAGGAAGGAGAGAAAATATATAGGTCCCTGCTCTTTATGAATTCCGACAATTATAG GTACTTTATAGGCCTGCAAAAATGCCTTGGTTTATATTCTGAAAAAGGTCAATATACATCTGATGAAATTGAAAGATTAGATGCATTTTATAAATCACTTAAGGAGCAATACAGTTGGTCATCTGCTGTTAAG CGAATACCACTTGATTTTTTAGAAGGCGACAACTTTCGGGAGGCAGCAGACTGCTATGTTAGGCCTCTATTAACTAAG GGGGTTCCTTCACTGTTCTCTGATCTTAGCCCCTTGTACGACCACCCTGGCAAG GCATGCATTCTTGAGGAGTTATTTCTTCAGCTGGAAGATTCAATAAGAATGACAGGATCCTTTCCTGGAAG GACACGAAAGGAGCCTCCTTCAACTCTTGTGTGGACTTTGCTTTTGGTTTCCCAG CACTTTGACAGGCGGGGTCAACATGCTATTGCACTGGCTAAAATTGATGAGGCTATTGAACACACTCCAACCGTGATTGATTTATATTCGGTCAAG GGAAGAATATTAAAACATGCAGGTGATTTAGCTGCTGCTGcttctttggcagatgaagctAGGTCTATGGATCTTGCTGACCGTTACTTAAACAGTGAATGTGTCATGCGTATGCTTCAAGCTGATCAG GTTGGGTTTGCAGAGAAGACAGCTCTGTTATTTACCAAGGATGGAGATCAGCACAATAACTTGCATGACATGCAGTGCATGTG GTATGAACTTGCTTCTGGTGAGAGTTACTTTCGCCAAGGTGATCTTGGGCGAGCTCTGAAAAAGTTCTTGGCTGTTGAGAAGCATTATGCAGACATGACTGAGGACCAATTTGACTTCCATTCTTATTGTCTACGTAAAATGACTCTGCGTGCTTATGTGTCAATGCTGAAGTTTCAAGATAAGTTGCATTCACATGAGTACTTTCATAAAGCTGCAGCAGGAGTTATCAG ATGCTATATGAAGTTGCATGATTTTCCAATCAGAGCAACAACAGAAGAGGGTGATGAAATGTCAAGGTTGCCTCCTTCACAAAGAAAGAAACtgagacaaaaacaaaaaaaagctgAAGCTCGTGCAAAAAAA GAGGCTGACGAAAAAACTGAGGAGGAAACTTCTTCCAGCACATCAAAACCTGGCAAGCGACAACATACCAGATCAGTTGATGTAGATCCTCATGGGGAAAAGTTATTGCAG GTTGAGGATCCATTATTGGAAGCTACAAAGTATTTGAAGTTGCTCCAAAATAACTCAGCAAGCTCGTTGGAAACACATATACTTTCTTTCGAGCTAAACATGAGAAAACAAAAGATTTTGCTTGCTTTTCAG GCTGTCAAGCAGCTGCTTAAGTTGGATGAGAATAATCCTGATTGCCACAGGTGTTTGGTATGTCACCCTGAAAGTTTCAACATGCCTAAAGCCAAGTGCTCTGGTTATTTCCATGGCTTATCTGGACATGCTTTTTCGCAGATAAGATTCTTTCATAAAGTTAGCAGCTTTCCTGCCCCAGTGACAGACTCAGCGATACTAATTTGGAATGTCTTAGAAGCAGAACTACCAAACATAAG TCAGTTGCACGGCAAGTCACTTAATGTAATTAACCAATCTTTCCTTGAGAAGCACAAAG ATTCTTTGATGCATAGAGCTGCAGCTGCAGAAATGCTACTTGTTCTGGAGCCAGAAAAGAAGCTTGAGGCAATTAAGCTAATTGAAGATTCGCCAAACAAACTGGCACCAGT GAATGGAGCGCTAGGTCCAGTCAGGGAATGGAAACTTGAAGACTGTATTGCAGTCCACAAATTGCTCAAAACAGTCTTTATCAATGAAAATGCTGCTTCCA GATGGAAAGCACGATGTGCAGAATATTTTCCATACTCGACATATTTTGGAGGCTGCAGGAGCTCAGCTGTTGCTTTTTCTGTAAATCACAACGTGCAGAATGCACCAGAAAATGGAGTTCTGGCCTATCAAGAAACTAAAAGCGAAGAATCTCACTCGTTGAATGGAAAATTGCAGGCCTTCAAGGACCTTACCATTTAA
- the LOC103720943 gene encoding N-terminal acetyltransferase A complex auxiliary subunit NAA15-like isoform X2: protein MGSSLPPKEANLFKVIVKSYETKQYKKGLKAADAVLKKFPEHGETLSMKGLTLNCMDRKSEAYELVRRGLKNDLKSHVCWHVYGLLYRSDREYREAIKCYRNALKIDPDNIEILRDLSLLQAQMRDHTGFIETRQQLLTLKPNHRMNWIGFAVSHHLSSNVSKAIDILEAYEGTLEDDYPPDNERYEHGEMLLYKISLLEECGLLKKALEEMHKKEAKIVDKLAYREQMASILVKLGCLEEGEKIYRSLLFMNSDNYRYFIGLQKCLGLYSEKGQYTSDEIERLDAFYKSLKEQYSWSSAVKRIPLDFLEGDNFREAADCYVRPLLTKGVPSLFSDLSPLYDHPGKACILEELFLQLEDSIRMTGSFPGRTRKEPPSTLVWTLLLVSQHFDRRGQHAIALAKIDEAIEHTPTVIDLYSVKGRILKHAGDLAAAASLADEARSMDLADRYLNSECVMRMLQADQVGFAEKTALLFTKDGDQHNNLHDMQCMWYELASGESYFRQGDLGRALKKFLAVEKHYADMTEDQFDFHSYCLRKMTLRAYVSMLKFQDKLHSHEYFHKAAAGVIRCYMKLHDFPIRATTEEGDEMSRLPPSQRKKLRQKQKKAEARAKKEADEKTEEETSSSTSKPGKRQHTRSVDVDPHGEKLLQVEDPLLEATKYLKLLQNNSASSLETHILSFELNMRKQKILLAFQAVKQLLKLDENNPDCHRCLIRFFHKVSSFPAPVTDSAILIWNVLEAELPNISQLHGKSLNVINQSFLEKHKDSLMHRAAAAEMLLVLEPEKKLEAIKLIEDSPNKLAPVNGALGPVREWKLEDCIAVHKLLKTVFINENAASRWKARCAEYFPYSTYFGGCRSSAVAFSVNHNVQNAPENGVLAYQETKSEESHSLNGKLQAFKDLTI from the exons ATGGGGTCCTCTCTCCCCCCAAAGGAGGCGAATCTATTCAAAGTCATCGTC aaatcttatgaaaccAAACAATACAAGAAGGGGCTGAAGGCTGCAGATGCCGTATTGAAAAAGTTTCCTGAACATGGAG AAACCTTGTCGATGAAGGGATTGACGTTGAACTGCATGGATCGAAAATCCGAAGCATATGAACTTGTTCGCCGTGGCCTCAAG AATGATCTTAAAAGTCACGTGTGTTGGCATGTTTATGGTCTGCTCTATCGATCAGACAGAGAATACAGAGAAGCAATAAAATGCTATAGAAATGCTTTGAAGATTGATCCTGACAATATTGAAATTCTGCGAGACTTATCACTCTTACAG GCTCAAATGCGGGATCATACAGGGTTTATTGAAACCAGACAACAACTTCTGACATTGAAACCAAATCATCGAATGAACTGGATTGGATTTGCTGTTTCTCATCACTtgagttccaa TGTTTCAAAGGCGATAGATATCTTAGAGGCTTATGAAGGGACACTAGAAGATGATTATCCTCCAGACAACGAGCGCTATGAACATGGCGAAATGCTCTTGTATAAG ATATCTTTGTTAGAGGAATGTGGGTTGCTCAAAAAAGCGCTTGAGGAAATGCacaagaaagaggccaaaatT GTTGACAAATTAGCATACAGGGAACAAATGGCATCTATACTAGTGAAACTTGGTTGCCTAGAGGAAGGAGAGAAAATATATAGGTCCCTGCTCTTTATGAATTCCGACAATTATAG GTACTTTATAGGCCTGCAAAAATGCCTTGGTTTATATTCTGAAAAAGGTCAATATACATCTGATGAAATTGAAAGATTAGATGCATTTTATAAATCACTTAAGGAGCAATACAGTTGGTCATCTGCTGTTAAG CGAATACCACTTGATTTTTTAGAAGGCGACAACTTTCGGGAGGCAGCAGACTGCTATGTTAGGCCTCTATTAACTAAG GGGGTTCCTTCACTGTTCTCTGATCTTAGCCCCTTGTACGACCACCCTGGCAAG GCATGCATTCTTGAGGAGTTATTTCTTCAGCTGGAAGATTCAATAAGAATGACAGGATCCTTTCCTGGAAG GACACGAAAGGAGCCTCCTTCAACTCTTGTGTGGACTTTGCTTTTGGTTTCCCAG CACTTTGACAGGCGGGGTCAACATGCTATTGCACTGGCTAAAATTGATGAGGCTATTGAACACACTCCAACCGTGATTGATTTATATTCGGTCAAG GGAAGAATATTAAAACATGCAGGTGATTTAGCTGCTGCTGcttctttggcagatgaagctAGGTCTATGGATCTTGCTGACCGTTACTTAAACAGTGAATGTGTCATGCGTATGCTTCAAGCTGATCAG GTTGGGTTTGCAGAGAAGACAGCTCTGTTATTTACCAAGGATGGAGATCAGCACAATAACTTGCATGACATGCAGTGCATGTG GTATGAACTTGCTTCTGGTGAGAGTTACTTTCGCCAAGGTGATCTTGGGCGAGCTCTGAAAAAGTTCTTGGCTGTTGAGAAGCATTATGCAGACATGACTGAGGACCAATTTGACTTCCATTCTTATTGTCTACGTAAAATGACTCTGCGTGCTTATGTGTCAATGCTGAAGTTTCAAGATAAGTTGCATTCACATGAGTACTTTCATAAAGCTGCAGCAGGAGTTATCAG ATGCTATATGAAGTTGCATGATTTTCCAATCAGAGCAACAACAGAAGAGGGTGATGAAATGTCAAGGTTGCCTCCTTCACAAAGAAAGAAACtgagacaaaaacaaaaaaaagctgAAGCTCGTGCAAAAAAA GAGGCTGACGAAAAAACTGAGGAGGAAACTTCTTCCAGCACATCAAAACCTGGCAAGCGACAACATACCAGATCAGTTGATGTAGATCCTCATGGGGAAAAGTTATTGCAG GTTGAGGATCCATTATTGGAAGCTACAAAGTATTTGAAGTTGCTCCAAAATAACTCAGCAAGCTCGTTGGAAACACATATACTTTCTTTCGAGCTAAACATGAGAAAACAAAAGATTTTGCTTGCTTTTCAG GCTGTCAAGCAGCTGCTTAAGTTGGATGAGAATAATCCTGATTGCCACAGGTGTTTG ATAAGATTCTTTCATAAAGTTAGCAGCTTTCCTGCCCCAGTGACAGACTCAGCGATACTAATTTGGAATGTCTTAGAAGCAGAACTACCAAACATAAG TCAGTTGCACGGCAAGTCACTTAATGTAATTAACCAATCTTTCCTTGAGAAGCACAAAG ATTCTTTGATGCATAGAGCTGCAGCTGCAGAAATGCTACTTGTTCTGGAGCCAGAAAAGAAGCTTGAGGCAATTAAGCTAATTGAAGATTCGCCAAACAAACTGGCACCAGT GAATGGAGCGCTAGGTCCAGTCAGGGAATGGAAACTTGAAGACTGTATTGCAGTCCACAAATTGCTCAAAACAGTCTTTATCAATGAAAATGCTGCTTCCA GATGGAAAGCACGATGTGCAGAATATTTTCCATACTCGACATATTTTGGAGGCTGCAGGAGCTCAGCTGTTGCTTTTTCTGTAAATCACAACGTGCAGAATGCACCAGAAAATGGAGTTCTGGCCTATCAAGAAACTAAAAGCGAAGAATCTCACTCGTTGAATGGAAAATTGCAGGCCTTCAAGGACCTTACCATTTAA